A genome region from Pseudanabaena sp. Chao 1811 includes the following:
- a CDS encoding phosphoadenylyl-sulfate reductase produces MTLQTDIDTAAAQLKGKTPQEVLTWALGNYKNISLASSFGAEDVTLIDMIAKIKPDAHVFTLDTGRLNSETYDVIAKVQQKYPQLQLRIMFPQAEAVEQMVSAKGINLFYDSVENRKQCCYIRKVEPLGRATQGLDAWITGLRRDQTANRSTMETVELDGDRNIAKINPLIDWTNEQVWDYIRANDVPYNALHDQNFPSIGCAPCTRAIQAGEDLRAGRWWWEMSNQECGLHVTSDGRLVRAKDV; encoded by the coding sequence ATGACCCTACAAACAGACATTGACACCGCCGCCGCACAGCTCAAGGGCAAAACTCCTCAAGAAGTCCTCACATGGGCACTCGGCAACTACAAAAATATCTCCCTCGCATCTAGCTTCGGAGCCGAAGATGTCACCTTGATTGACATGATCGCCAAAATCAAGCCCGATGCCCATGTCTTCACCCTCGATACAGGTCGCCTCAATAGCGAAACCTATGACGTAATCGCCAAAGTCCAACAAAAATATCCACAATTGCAACTTCGCATCATGTTCCCTCAAGCGGAAGCAGTGGAGCAAATGGTAAGCGCTAAGGGCATTAATCTGTTTTATGACAGTGTGGAAAATCGCAAGCAATGTTGTTATATCCGCAAGGTAGAACCCCTTGGTCGTGCCACCCAAGGTCTAGATGCTTGGATTACAGGGCTACGTCGTGACCAAACTGCGAACCGTTCCACAATGGAAACCGTTGAACTAGATGGCGATCGCAATATTGCCAAAATCAATCCATTGATCGATTGGACAAATGAACAGGTTTGGGACTACATTCGCGCCAATGATGTTCCCTACAACGCCCTCCACGATCAGAACTTCCCAAGTATTGGCTGTGCGCCCTGTACCAGAGCCATTCAAGCAGGTGAAGATCTACGTGCTGGTCGTTGGTGGTGGGAAATGAGCAATCAAGAATGTGGATTGCACGTTACCAGTGACGGTCGCCTAGTTCGCGCCAAGGATGTTTAA
- a CDS encoding DUF29 family protein, which yields MEELLELRELLVGGNISDALLLVEEMTEMSKDDKLNKIYSFAKILLLHLIKQRAENRTTRSWDLSIKNSVREIQRTNQRRKSKENYCEPSELRETIEEAYEIALDAAAVEVFEGRYEADELGAMVDREAIINQAIALVSSSNA from the coding sequence ATGGAAGAGTTATTAGAACTGAGGGAATTGCTGGTAGGTGGCAACATCTCTGATGCGTTGCTGTTGGTGGAGGAGATGACGGAGATGAGCAAGGATGACAAGCTGAATAAGATTTATAGCTTTGCCAAAATCCTGCTGCTCCATTTGATTAAACAACGTGCCGAAAATCGCACCACGCGATCATGGGATCTTTCAATTAAAAACTCGGTGCGAGAAATTCAGCGTACTAATCAACGACGTAAGTCTAAAGAAAATTATTGTGAACCTTCAGAACTACGCGAGACCATAGAAGAAGCCTATGAGATTGCCCTAGATGCTGCTGCGGTTGAGGTTTTTGAGGGTAGATATGAGGCAGATGAGTTGGGCGCAATGGTCGATCGCGAAGCAATTATCAATCAAGCGATCGCTTTAGTTTCTAGTAGTAATGCGTAA
- a CDS encoding DUF721 domain-containing protein produces MPLTGLPNILHDIQSRTSWQQRCQYLLIVEKWAEIVGESVAKQTCPIGVYQKSLQVAVSSPVWSQALTFERVRLLAKINALLGSSNSLAIADIHFSTAKWATQQQTLKEQRVVAADHPSYLPAIAPELVTKKLKGQKLENIPKPPETASEAFQRWQEVMKLRTNQMPKCPRCDRPALTGEISRWQMCRVCAIEYLFK; encoded by the coding sequence ATGCCCCTAACAGGATTACCCAATATTTTGCATGACATTCAGTCGCGCACAAGTTGGCAGCAGCGCTGTCAATATTTGCTGATTGTTGAGAAATGGGCAGAAATCGTCGGCGAGTCAGTAGCCAAGCAAACCTGTCCGATTGGGGTCTATCAAAAGTCTTTGCAGGTAGCGGTATCTAGTCCTGTATGGTCGCAAGCGCTTACTTTTGAGCGAGTACGCCTTTTAGCGAAAATTAATGCTTTGTTAGGTAGTAGCAATAGTTTGGCGATCGCGGATATACATTTCTCGACGGCAAAATGGGCAACACAGCAGCAAACCTTGAAAGAGCAAAGGGTAGTAGCAGCAGATCATCCCAGTTATTTGCCTGCGATCGCGCCAGAACTAGTTACCAAAAAGCTAAAAGGTCAGAAGCTAGAAAACATCCCCAAACCTCCTGAAACTGCTAGTGAAGCTTTTCAGCGTTGGCAGGAAGTGATGAAACTGAGAACCAATCAGATGCCTAAATGTCCGCGATGCGATCGCCCTGCATTGACAGGTGAAATATCGCGTTGGCAAATGTGTCGCGTTTGTGCGATCGAATATTTGTTTAAGTAG
- a CDS encoding outer membrane protein assembly factor BamB family protein — protein MKVIPSKLKLPYSQKLINFGKYFLISLVLLLGLHLAANANNSEVIIQPEWTANNLQASAKPIATDKQLFIINQLKFNELKIGEGIPSELVALDITSGKILWKQKLPPSQAIARHQLILDNGTIYASHANGIVGFDLETGSPKISLKYPEDDRDGIRDRTLGISQDIAVYGDSIPIDRNNSGRTSYQTKIFAINKEKPLWSYQLPKTNGLIGISAIQPVMQNGTLFLPSFHDTSKGRLEQFTVMDVRSGKVLWAWETSSRDPNALWDADVLGDTIYTSVFGFSKTQPLGRIRAIDLQTGKEKWSYTITGKVKAVSDREVLVWQSKGNSGGNFVVLDKETGRFLRRFTVTRTYEKEPQHLTWADGRVYIDDMEIKNVTLGFYGSADNNSWISAFDDKTGKLVWRTPTLMNSHIYYPPVVSAVADNPEKKRLIFASNFLRTEGSSKVQSFLIP, from the coding sequence ATGAAAGTCATTCCATCAAAACTGAAATTGCCCTATTCTCAAAAACTGATCAATTTTGGGAAATACTTTCTGATTTCCTTGGTACTCCTGCTAGGTTTACATCTTGCAGCCAATGCCAATAACTCTGAAGTCATCATTCAGCCTGAATGGACTGCTAATAATTTACAAGCAAGTGCGAAACCCATTGCTACTGATAAGCAATTATTTATCATCAATCAACTGAAGTTCAATGAGCTGAAGATTGGTGAGGGGATTCCCTCAGAACTGGTTGCCCTTGATATTACTTCAGGAAAAATTCTATGGAAGCAAAAACTCCCCCCATCTCAGGCAATTGCTCGTCACCAGTTAATTCTAGACAATGGAACTATTTATGCTAGTCATGCTAATGGCATTGTAGGCTTTGATCTTGAGACTGGTTCTCCGAAAATATCGCTCAAGTATCCAGAAGATGATCGCGACGGTATCCGCGATCGCACGCTGGGAATATCACAAGATATCGCCGTATATGGTGATTCTATCCCAATTGATCGGAATAATTCTGGGCGCACCAGCTATCAAACAAAAATATTTGCTATCAATAAAGAGAAGCCGCTTTGGTCATATCAGCTTCCTAAGACTAACGGATTAATTGGCATTTCGGCAATTCAGCCAGTGATGCAGAATGGAACTTTATTTTTGCCTTCCTTTCATGACACGTCCAAAGGTCGTCTTGAACAATTTACAGTGATGGATGTGCGATCAGGGAAAGTTTTATGGGCTTGGGAAACTTCATCGCGAGATCCTAATGCCTTATGGGATGCCGATGTTTTGGGAGATACAATCTATACTTCGGTCTTCGGTTTTTCTAAGACGCAGCCATTAGGTCGTATCCGTGCGATCGATCTGCAAACTGGTAAAGAGAAATGGTCATACACCATCACTGGTAAAGTTAAAGCCGTTAGTGATCGCGAAGTATTGGTCTGGCAATCAAAAGGTAACTCTGGTGGTAATTTTGTGGTGTTAGACAAGGAAACGGGCAGATTCTTACGCAGATTTACAGTGACCCGTACCTATGAGAAAGAACCTCAACATTTAACTTGGGCAGATGGACGGGTTTATATAGATGATATGGAAATCAAAAATGTGACCTTGGGCTTTTATGGTTCTGCTGATAACAATAGTTGGATCAGTGCCTTTGACGATAAAACTGGCAAATTAGTCTGGCGAACTCCTACTTTGATGAATAGCCATATTTATTATCCACCCGTAGTGAGTGCTGTAGCCGATAACCCTGAGAAAAAGCGTTTGATTTTTGCTAGCAATTTCCTGAGAACAGAAGGCAGTAGTAAAGTTCAATCTTTTCTTATTCCCTAA
- a CDS encoding type II toxin-antitoxin system RelE family toxin produces the protein MSYQIVIPKPAQNQLDNITKIERDRLIVTLRSLADDPRPNGVKKLKGYDNTYRVRVGDYRIIYEIKDRELIVLLLSVSHRKDAY, from the coding sequence ATGAGCTATCAGATCGTTATCCCTAAACCAGCCCAAAATCAGCTAGATAACATCACAAAAATTGAACGCGATCGCTTGATTGTAACATTACGCTCTCTAGCTGATGATCCTCGTCCTAACGGAGTCAAAAAGCTCAAAGGTTATGACAATACCTATCGTGTCAGAGTTGGAGACTATCGCATTATCTACGAAATTAAAGACAGAGAGTTAATAGTATTATTGCTAAGTGTCAGTCATCGTAAAGATGCCTACTAG
- a CDS encoding tetratricopeptide repeat protein: MTNKQTGLEHVNVGGDADINVSQEIHHEPNKLAEKIGIAVSGGVVNVEKLIIADRLNDLQSEKFTHDQGFYNNLDDREFYGESIFVGREADLDKLHRLLQAQSQQVKELPMVLITGMAGMGKSELAWQYAKLHLDDFTGGVGIVEAAHFGEEIRDFMQPRFCEDRDLRYERTLKAQVAEGWQAWQKFCGAERLALIVIDDVTDYQTQVAPYLPNLPKNLGVRCPFRFVLTSRSQLRNNLTVLEIEELTTDAAVQVLRQWADPDEDDDEDDDQDLQPVIDDPELAASLCDRLGCLPLALILVGSWLSSPDRTLSKAIAALEEHGLASDALKPDRLDTRQKAKLGLQASLSMSWQNLSPDAQQLGRVLSLFEPITLPWELVEAVVEAYPQQSVAPPVRKGWWQRFCDSFGQLVGLLFPFWKKAAIAAPVTFAPIRNLSDGRIALRVRSLLQVVERGRVFRLHRLVHEFLSEQWQDGDRDGWQDAWLRGLSDRADEIPAFASWELVTEWQSLRPHFASAQKFVEDQLKSATNLALVSIYKLQKNNLIAGSCRLNQAPIFEATYRQAQSTHDQAKAALAKGETAAAQSYFGEALKGYQKAIEQARVALPENSMILASYLHTISQVFDKLNKYQDGIITAKEAVKIATTKGSSLTLSDYLHSLARLYRLQGMYVEAEQIFLRAIAIKEDRLGKNHIDVANSVNSLAVVYQSQGKYSEAEPLHLRSLEIRERQLGKENPHVANSINGLAQLYRAQGKYSEAEPLYLRSLEIRERQLGSTHPDVANSLNNLAELYQVQGKYSEAEPLLVRSLSINERQLGSDHPDVANSLNNLAQLYRAQGRYSEAEPLLVRSLSINERQLGSDHPSVASILNNLALFYESQGKYSEVEPLYLRSLSIRERQLGSDHPDVAISLNNLANLYESQGKYSEAKPLYLRSLEIGEQKLGSDHPDVAQSLNNLASLYRVQGKYSEAESLYVRSLSIWERQLGEDHPYVAAGLNNLALLYQLQGKYSEAEPLYKRSLEIGERKLGEDHPDVATSLNNLALLYQLQGKYSEAEPLYKRSLEIRERQLRADHPSVATSLHNLALLYQLQGKYSEAEPLYKRSLKIGELQLGADHPSVATSLFNLAALYYNTKCHPEALQSIQRAIHIYKQKLGTEHPYTQNALRWLQTIRDAM; the protein is encoded by the coding sequence ATGACCAATAAACAAACAGGGCTGGAGCATGTGAATGTTGGAGGAGACGCTGATATCAATGTTTCCCAAGAGATTCATCATGAGCCGAATAAGCTGGCGGAGAAAATTGGGATTGCGGTATCTGGTGGTGTTGTAAATGTCGAAAAGTTAATTATTGCCGATCGCCTAAATGATCTGCAATCGGAAAAATTCACCCATGACCAAGGCTTTTATAACAATCTGGACGATCGCGAGTTTTATGGCGAGAGCATTTTTGTGGGGCGTGAGGCGGATTTAGATAAGTTGCATAGGTTGTTGCAAGCGCAATCTCAGCAAGTGAAAGAATTGCCGATGGTGCTAATTACTGGCATGGCGGGGATGGGTAAAAGCGAACTGGCTTGGCAATATGCCAAATTGCATTTGGATGATTTTACTGGCGGCGTGGGGATTGTGGAGGCGGCACATTTTGGGGAAGAGATCAGGGATTTTATGCAGCCGAGGTTTTGTGAGGATCGGGATTTACGGTATGAGCGAACTTTAAAGGCGCAAGTGGCGGAAGGTTGGCAAGCATGGCAAAAATTTTGTGGTGCAGAGCGATTAGCTCTCATCGTGATTGATGATGTGACGGACTATCAAACTCAGGTTGCGCCCTATTTACCAAATTTACCAAAAAATTTAGGCGTTCGCTGTCCGTTTCGGTTTGTGCTGACTTCGCGCTCGCAGTTGCGTAATAACTTGACTGTACTAGAAATTGAGGAATTGACGACTGATGCGGCGGTGCAGGTGTTGAGACAATGGGCAGATCCCGATGAAGACGATGATGAAGATGACGATCAAGACTTGCAACCAGTGATTGACGATCCTGAGCTTGCGGCGAGTCTGTGCGATCGCTTGGGATGTTTACCCTTGGCGCTGATTTTGGTGGGGAGTTGGTTGAGTAGTCCCGATCGCACATTATCAAAGGCGATCGCGGCTTTGGAAGAGCATGGGTTAGCCAGTGATGCACTGAAACCCGATCGCCTTGATACTCGTCAGAAAGCCAAACTGGGCTTGCAGGCTTCCCTGTCGATGAGTTGGCAAAATTTGTCTCCCGATGCCCAGCAGCTTGGGCGGGTTTTAAGTTTGTTTGAGCCGATAACCTTGCCTTGGGAGTTGGTGGAGGCGGTGGTGGAAGCCTATCCGCAACAGTCCGTAGCGCCGCCCGTTCGCAAAGGTTGGTGGCAAAGGTTTTGCGATTCATTCGGTCAGTTGGTGGGATTACTATTTCCTTTTTGGAAAAAAGCGGCGATCGCTGCTCCCGTTACTTTTGCCCCAATTCGCAATCTCAGCGATGGCAGGATTGCGTTGCGAGTGAGGAGTTTGTTACAAGTTGTCGAACGCGGGAGGGTTTTCCGTTTGCATCGGTTGGTGCATGAGTTTTTGAGTGAGCAATGGCAAGATGGCGATCGCGATGGTTGGCAGGATGCATGGTTGCGGGGGCTGAGCGATCGCGCTGATGAGATTCCTGCTTTTGCGAGTTGGGAACTGGTGACAGAATGGCAATCCTTACGCCCACATTTTGCATCGGCTCAAAAATTTGTCGAAGATCAGCTCAAATCCGCTACGAATCTCGCTTTAGTCAGTATTTATAAACTCCAAAAAAATAATCTCATTGCTGGTAGTTGTCGGTTAAACCAAGCGCCAATTTTTGAGGCAACCTATCGCCAAGCGCAAAGTACTCACGATCAGGCTAAGGCGGCTTTGGCTAAGGGTGAAACTGCGGCGGCTCAAAGTTATTTTGGTGAGGCGCTTAAGGGGTATCAGAAGGCGATCGAGCAAGCGCGGGTAGCTCTGCCTGAGAACAGTATGATTTTGGCTAGTTATCTCCATACAATCTCCCAAGTATTTGATAAATTGAATAAATATCAAGATGGAATTATCACTGCCAAAGAAGCCGTTAAGATTGCTACGACTAAAGGTAGTTCTCTCACCCTGTCAGATTATTTACATTCATTAGCAAGACTATATCGACTACAAGGAATGTACGTTGAAGCAGAACAAATATTTCTTCGAGCGATCGCCATTAAAGAGGATCGACTTGGTAAAAACCATATTGATGTCGCAAATAGTGTGAATAGTTTAGCTGTGGTCTACCAATCGCAAGGGAAGTACAGCGAAGCTGAACCTCTCCATCTGCGATCACTCGAAATCAGGGAACGCCAACTAGGAAAAGAAAATCCTCATGTCGCCAACAGTATCAACGGTCTTGCACAACTTTATCGAGCGCAAGGGAAATATAGCGAAGCTGAACCTCTCTATCTGCGATCACTCGAAATTAGGGAACGCCAACTGGGATCAACCCATCCCGATGTCGCCAACAGTCTCAACAATCTTGCAGAACTTTATCAAGTGCAAGGGAAGTACAGCGAAGCCGAACCACTTTTAGTGCGATCACTCTCGATCAACGAGCGTCAACTAGGATCAGACCATCCCGATGTCGCCAACAGTCTAAACAATCTCGCACAACTTTATCGAGCGCAAGGGAGGTACAGCGAAGCCGAACCACTTTTAGTGCGATCACTCTCGATCAACGAGCGCCAACTAGGATCAGACCATCCTTCTGTTGCCAGCATTCTAAATAATCTCGCATTATTTTACGAATCGCAAGGGAAATATAGCGAAGTCGAACCTCTCTATTTGCGATCGCTCTCGATCAGAGAACGGCAACTAGGATCAGACCATCCCGATGTTGCTATCAGTCTAAACAATCTCGCAAATCTTTACGAATCGCAAGGGAAATATAGCGAAGCCAAACCTCTCTATTTGCGATCTCTAGAAATCGGGGAACAAAAACTAGGATCAGACCATCCCGATGTTGCCCAAAGCCTCAACAATCTGGCATCACTTTACAGAGTACAAGGGAAGTACAGCGAAGCTGAATCACTCTATGTGCGATCACTCTCGATATGGGAACGCCAACTAGGAGAAGACCATCCCTATGTTGCTGCTGGTCTCAACAATCTAGCATTACTTTACCAATTGCAAGGGAAGTACAGCGAAGCCGAACCGCTTTATAAGCGATCTCTAGAAATCGGGGAACGAAAACTAGGAGAAGACCATCCCGATGTCGCCACAAGTCTCAACAATCTAGCATTACTTTACCAATTGCAAGGGAAGTACAGCGAAGCCGAACCTCTTTATAAGCGATCTCTAGAAATTAGGGAACGTCAACTAAGAGCAGATCATCCCTCCGTTGCCACCAGCCTCCACAATCTAGCATTACTTTACCAATTGCAAGGGAAGTACAGCGAAGCCGAACCTCTTTATAAGCGATCACTCAAAATTGGGGAACTCCAACTAGGAGCAGACCACCCTTCTGTCGCCACCAGTTTATTCAACTTAGCGGCTCTCTATTACAATACTAAATGTCATCCCGAAGCCCTGCAATCTATCCAACGCGCTATCCACATTTACAAACAAAAACTTGGTACAGAGCATCCCTATACTCAAAATGCACTCAGATGGCTTCAGACAATCCGTGATGCCATGTAA
- a CDS encoding AAA family ATPase, translated as MSNLESLPACNPSFALFSQDEVYYVDLAEGRGEDVVKRLRRTIILSPNKPTFQLLSGHVGSGKTTELLRLKAGLEQQGFAVIYCAADEYLQIDDVGLTEIWLFILTLILQQLEKKGDSLSVAYLPNAIVEIEQWLRMPEPIGISTYAPRLQRILQTLQDNDQHRRQLRHHLEARLKNSLLAAGEEVTAIEIDRLKQLGKKGLVILIDNLDRLTLEQIEIIFGDGGKYLRQFQCHTIYTLPLLANPPEEDQLQRFQQRLKGNMPIVLPNLTLCDRQGAVKPQSLNLLRQVVLIRMFPHLSPEKRLEQVNEIFENIETLDRLCIASYGHLPYLFSLLYGCLQWQDPPIQMETLNHVLQVDLQMRLATLRDRDRQAIQKYLTSPYVLTSEAINLCRRLVLFEHHDDQGSWFSSPFVK; from the coding sequence ATGTCAAATCTCGAATCTCTGCCTGCTTGTAATCCTAGCTTTGCCCTCTTTTCCCAAGACGAGGTGTATTACGTGGATTTGGCGGAGGGACGGGGTGAAGATGTCGTGAAACGCTTGCGGCGAACGATTATCTTGTCGCCCAACAAACCTACCTTTCAGTTACTATCAGGACATGTTGGTAGTGGCAAAACTACAGAATTACTGCGCTTAAAAGCAGGATTAGAGCAGCAGGGCTTTGCCGTCATTTACTGTGCGGCGGATGAATATCTCCAAATTGATGATGTGGGGCTAACGGAAATTTGGCTATTTATATTGACTTTGATTTTGCAACAGTTGGAAAAAAAAGGGGATTCCCTATCGGTTGCCTATTTGCCCAATGCGATCGTTGAGATTGAACAATGGCTGAGAATGCCTGAACCCATTGGGATTTCTACCTATGCGCCACGCTTACAAAGAATTTTGCAAACCCTGCAAGATAATGATCAACATCGTCGTCAACTGCGACATCACTTAGAAGCAAGGCTAAAAAATTCACTTCTTGCCGCAGGAGAGGAGGTAACGGCGATAGAGATAGATCGCTTGAAGCAGCTTGGGAAAAAAGGACTGGTAATTTTGATTGATAATCTCGATCGCTTGACCCTTGAGCAGATTGAAATAATTTTTGGGGACGGTGGCAAATATTTACGGCAATTTCAATGTCATACCATTTACACCTTGCCGTTACTTGCAAATCCCCCCGAAGAGGATCAGTTACAACGCTTTCAGCAAAGACTGAAGGGTAATATGCCGATTGTTTTACCAAATTTAACGCTGTGCGATCGCCAAGGTGCGGTTAAACCTCAAAGTTTAAATCTGTTGCGCCAAGTTGTTTTAATAAGGATGTTCCCCCATCTTTCGCCTGAAAAAAGATTAGAGCAAGTGAACGAAATTTTTGAGAACATCGAAACCCTTGATCGCTTATGTATTGCTAGTTATGGTCATCTTCCCTACTTGTTCTCGCTGTTGTACGGCTGTTTACAATGGCAAGATCCACCCATACAAATGGAAACTCTCAATCATGTCTTACAAGTAGATCTCCAGATGCGTTTAGCAACTCTCCGCGATCGCGATCGACAAGCAATACAGAAATATCTCACTAGCCCCTATGTCCTTACCTCAGAAGCAATCAATTTATGTCGGCGACTTGTCCTATTTGAGCATCACGATGATCAAGGAAGTTGGTTTAGTAGCCCCTTTGTTAAGTAA
- a CDS encoding sulfite oxidase-like oxidoreductase, giving the protein MFGGLFKSRSPNSDRVPRGQRLTNGFPIMTYGDTPEIKRQDWQFRVWGLATEKTFTWDDFMAMPQTEFTADFHCVTTWSKLDVKWKGVKVTDFLKYIEVAPQAVHLMEHCYGGYTTNIAMEDFVREENFFAHTLFDQQLPIDNGGPMRLVVPHLYAWKSAKWINGLEFLDKMQLGFWERNGYHHRGEPFAEERYSSF; this is encoded by the coding sequence ATGTTTGGAGGCTTATTTAAATCGCGATCGCCAAATAGCGATCGTGTACCCAGAGGACAGAGGCTAACCAATGGCTTTCCGATCATGACCTATGGAGATACGCCAGAAATCAAACGTCAAGATTGGCAATTTCGGGTCTGGGGACTCGCCACTGAGAAAACCTTCACATGGGATGACTTTATGGCGATGCCGCAGACTGAATTTACAGCGGATTTCCATTGTGTCACCACATGGTCAAAGCTAGATGTAAAATGGAAAGGAGTCAAAGTCACTGACTTCTTGAAATATATTGAAGTTGCTCCTCAAGCGGTACATCTCATGGAACATTGCTACGGTGGATATACTACCAATATTGCGATGGAAGACTTTGTAAGAGAAGAGAATTTCTTTGCCCATACGCTCTTCGATCAACAATTGCCCATCGATAATGGGGGGCCAATGCGCCTAGTTGTTCCCCATCTTTATGCTTGGAAAAGTGCCAAATGGATTAATGGTCTAGAATTTCTCGATAAAATGCAGCTTGGTTTCTGGGAACGCAACGGCTATCACCATCGAGGTGAACCCTTTGCGGAAGAAAGATATAGCTCGTTTTAA
- a CDS encoding phosphoribulokinase, protein MSNNPSRVVVIGVAGDSGCGKSTFLGRLKDLFGEEFMTVICLDDYHSLDRKQRKETGITALDPRANNFDLMYEQVKALKEGKSVWKPIYNHETGLIDPPELIAPNKVVVIEGLHPLYDKRVRDLIDFSIYLDLSDEVKVAWKIQRDMAERGHTLADVTQAIAARRPDFDAYIDPQKAHADVVIQILPTNLIANDSDRKVLRVRLIQRNDVEGLQPAYLFDEGSTISWIPCGTKLTCSYPGIKLFSGPDSWLGQPASVLEIDGQFDRLEEVVYIENHLSSLDTKYYGELTELLRKHPDYPGSNNGTGLLQVIVGLKMRATFERLTQQTEQHLVAA, encoded by the coding sequence ATGAGCAATAATCCCAGCCGTGTTGTTGTGATCGGAGTTGCAGGTGATTCTGGTTGTGGAAAATCCACATTTTTAGGAAGACTCAAGGATCTGTTTGGCGAAGAATTTATGACTGTGATCTGTCTAGATGACTATCACAGCCTCGATCGCAAACAACGCAAGGAAACAGGGATTACTGCCCTTGATCCGCGAGCTAACAATTTTGACTTGATGTATGAACAGGTGAAAGCGCTCAAAGAGGGGAAATCGGTATGGAAACCCATTTACAACCATGAGACAGGACTAATCGATCCACCTGAGTTGATTGCACCAAACAAAGTCGTGGTAATCGAAGGTTTGCATCCGCTCTATGACAAGCGTGTTCGCGATTTAATCGATTTCAGTATCTATCTAGATCTCAGCGATGAAGTCAAAGTTGCTTGGAAAATTCAACGGGACATGGCGGAGCGTGGTCATACCCTTGCCGATGTGACACAGGCGATCGCAGCTCGTCGTCCAGATTTTGATGCCTATATCGATCCCCAAAAAGCTCATGCCGATGTGGTGATCCAGATACTGCCTACCAATCTGATTGCCAATGATAGCGATCGCAAAGTGTTGCGGGTACGTCTGATCCAGCGTAACGATGTGGAAGGTTTGCAACCAGCCTATTTATTTGATGAAGGCTCGACCATTTCTTGGATTCCTTGCGGCACAAAACTGACTTGTTCCTACCCCGGCATCAAGCTATTTTCGGGACCCGATAGTTGGCTCGGTCAACCCGCAAGTGTCTTGGAAATCGATGGACAATTCGATCGCCTTGAGGAAGTGGTATATATCGAAAATCATCTCAGCAGCTTGGATACCAAGTACTACGGTGAGTTGACAGAGCTTCTACGCAAACATCCTGACTATCCCGGTTCTAATAATGGTACTGGACTCTTGCAGGTCATCGTCGGCTTGAAGATGCGAGCAACCTTTGAACGTCTCACCCAACAAACTGAACAGCATCTCGTTGCTGCCTAA
- a CDS encoding alpha/beta fold hydrolase: MNRTTGLEYGDWEFRGWRSHYGVRRSQNADANKPPILLIHGFGAAMDQWRDNIPALAAEHTVYAIDLLGFGASEKPPTDYSIYLWVEQVLSFWQKFVGVPMIIIGNSIGALVAAIAASHHPEIAAGVVTISLPDIEAFKALVPKWLQPLERAVKAIVNAIFVKPLFYLFRQPCMIRFVLKGIVYCDRDRVDDQLVEIIAKPARDRQAAEAFVRLNRSLNQPNYSPSLTQALSQLQVPLLILWGSRDRLIPPSEGKRLVQYAPNASLVYLENAGHCAHDDKPERVNHEILTWLA; this comes from the coding sequence ATGAACAGAACTACAGGTCTAGAATATGGCGATTGGGAATTTAGAGGATGGCGATCGCATTATGGCGTAAGGCGATCGCAGAATGCCGATGCTAACAAGCCCCCAATTCTCTTAATTCATGGATTTGGGGCAGCGATGGATCAATGGCGCGATAACATTCCCGCTCTCGCGGCAGAGCATACCGTCTATGCCATTGACCTATTGGGATTTGGCGCATCCGAGAAACCACCGACTGACTATTCTATCTATTTGTGGGTAGAGCAGGTGTTGAGCTTTTGGCAAAAATTTGTAGGCGTACCCATGATCATTATTGGTAACTCAATTGGCGCTCTCGTCGCCGCAATTGCCGCCAGTCATCATCCCGAAATCGCCGCAGGAGTCGTCACTATCAGTCTGCCTGATATCGAAGCTTTTAAAGCCTTAGTTCCGAAATGGCTACAGCCCTTAGAACGTGCAGTCAAAGCGATCGTTAATGCCATTTTCGTAAAACCACTCTTTTATCTATTCCGTCAACCTTGTATGATTCGCTTCGTGTTAAAAGGAATTGTCTATTGCGATCGCGATCGCGTTGATGATCAGCTAGTAGAAATTATTGCCAAACCAGCACGCGATCGCCAAGCTGCCGAAGCCTTTGTGCGCCTCAATCGCAGTCTCAATCAGCCCAATTATTCACCAAGCCTGACGCAAGCCCTTTCACAGTTACAGGTTCCATTATTGATTTTGTGGGGAAGTCGCGATCGCCTCATCCCTCCATCCGAAGGTAAACGCTTAGTCCAATATGCTCCCAATGCCTCTCTAGTTTATTTAGAAAATGCAGGACATTGCGCCCATGATGACAAGCCTGAGCGCGTCAACCATGAAATCTTAACTTGGCTGGCTTGA